One genomic window of Halictus rubicundus isolate RS-2024b chromosome 12, iyHalRubi1_principal, whole genome shotgun sequence includes the following:
- the LOC143359967 gene encoding somatostatin receptor type 2 has translation MNTTSMYTTSVIDYARKVSQNDSMIQNCEADLPIVSLINQILYSIVCIVGLLGNTLVIYVVLRFSNMQTVTNMYILNLAIADEFFLIGIPFLVTTMSLRSWIFGKVMCKAYMITTSINQFTSSIFLLIMSADRYVAVCHPISSPKIRTPFISRMVAYTAWVASALFMFPIILYANAMESEKGINCNIYWPSNRGGHTTFTLYTFILGFAVPLILILNFYFLVIRKLQTVGPKNKSKEKKRSQRNVTKLVLTVIAVYVVCWLPYWVTQVALIYTPPKKCQSKITIMNFLLAGFLSYSNSAMNPILYAFLSDNFKKSFLKACTCVGGKDVNATLHIDNSVFPRRNKADTERVQSSRQPVSGQSRLCLEDEEDAKRCLISKTSTTTVTLTSRSDITIGNDSKDQLQRDKDSMKNGAQLTLLTQV, from the coding sequence ATGAACACCACGTCGATGTACACGACCAGCGTGATCGACTACGCGAGGAAGGTCAGCCAGAACGACTCGATGATCCAGAACTGCGAGGCGGATCTGCCCATCGTCTCGCTGATCAACCAGATCCTCTACTCCATCGTCTGCATCGTCGGCTTGCTGGGCAACACTTTGGTGATCTACGTGGTGCTGCGGTTCTCGAACATGCAGACGGTGACGAACATGTACATCCTGAACCTGGCGATCGCCGACGAGTTCTTCCTGATTGGCATACCGTTCCTGGTCACCACGATGAGCCTGCGAAGCTGGATCTTCGGGAAAGTGATGTGCAAAGCTTACATGATCACCACCAGCATCAACCAGTTCACCAGCAGCATCTTTCTGCTGATCATGAGCGCGGATCGGTACGTGGCTGTGTGTCATCCGATATCGTCCCCGAAGATCCGCACGCCGTTCATCTCGAGGATGGTGGCGTACACCGCCTGGGTTGCCAGCGCCCTCTTCATGTTCCCGATCATCCTGTACGCGAACGCGATGGAGTCGGAGAAGGGGATCAACTGCAACATCTACTGGCCCAGCAATCGGGGCGGTCACACCACGTTCACCCTGTACACGTTCATCCTGGGCTTCGCTGTGCCGCTGATCCTGATCCTGAACTTTTACTTCCTGGTGATCAGGAAGTTGCAGACGGTCGGCCCGAAGAACAAGTCGAAGGAGAAGAAGCGGTCCCAGCGGAACGTGACCAAGCTGGTGCTGACCGTGATCGCCGTGTACGTGGTCTGCTGGCTGCCCTACTGGGTGACTCAGGTGGCGCTGATCTACACGCCGCCTAAGAAGTGCCAGAGCAAGATCACGATCATGAACTTCCTGCTGGCCGGTTTCCTCAGCTACAGCAACAGCGCGATGAACCCGATCCTGTACGCGTTCCTCAGCGACAACTTCAAGAAGAGCTTCCTGAAGGCGTGCACCTGCGTCGGCGGCAAAGACGTGAACGCCACCCTGCACATCGACAACAGCGTGTTCCCGAGAAGGAACAAGGCCGACACGGAGAGAGTGCAGTCCAGCAGACAGCCAGTTTCCGGTCAATCCAGACTGTGCCTGGAGGACGAGGAGGACGCGAAGAGGTGTCTGATCAGCAAGACGTCCACCACGACGGTGACGCTGACGTCGCGGTCGGACATCACCATCGGGAACGACTCCAAGGACCAGCTGCAGCGGGACAAAGACTCGATGAAGAACGGCGCGCAGCTCACTCTGCTGACGCAGGTCTAG